The Paenibacillus sp. FSL R7-0204 genome includes a region encoding these proteins:
- a CDS encoding xanthine phosphoribosyltransferase: MELLKQRILEEGVVVSDQVLKLDGLLNHQVDPMLTMEMGREFARRFAEAGVTRVVTVESSGIAVAFATAYEMKVPLVFARRKKTLLADPDALCERVPSFTKGIVTDIMLSRQFISEDDKILFIDDIIANGDAARGLIKIIQRSGAELVGLGVVVEKSFQAGARTIREQGIRLESLVDITSLNDGTIVFG, translated from the coding sequence ATGGAATTATTGAAACAGCGGATTTTGGAGGAAGGCGTAGTCGTCTCGGATCAGGTGCTGAAGCTGGACGGATTGCTTAACCACCAGGTCGATCCGATGCTGACGATGGAAATGGGACGGGAATTTGCCCGCAGATTTGCTGAGGCTGGAGTTACTCGCGTAGTGACTGTGGAATCCTCGGGGATTGCCGTGGCATTTGCCACCGCGTATGAGATGAAAGTGCCGCTGGTGTTTGCCCGCCGCAAAAAAACGCTGCTGGCTGATCCCGATGCTCTTTGCGAACGGGTTCCATCTTTTACCAAAGGAATTGTTACGGACATCATGCTGTCCCGCCAGTTCATCTCGGAGGATGACAAAATCCTCTTCATCGATGATATTATCGCCAACGGCGACGCGGCCCGCGGCCTGATTAAGATTATCCAGCGTTCAGGAGCCGAACTGGTGGGCCTTGGCGTAGTGGTCGAAAAAAGCTTCCAGGCCGGTGCCCGCACGATCCGCGAACAGGGAATCCGTCTGGAATCCCTTGTTGATATTACCTCCCTTAATGACGGGACCATCGTTTTTGGATAA
- a CDS encoding YkvI family membrane protein has translation MKSHVRTLQIAFTYIGTIVGAGFATGQEILRFFTRYGHWALLTILFSAALFIWLGTKMMIIARKISADSYEDFNRHLFGAKAGTIISLFTMIILIGVNSIMLAGAGAIFKEHLGLPYQAGLLLTILGSYLLLKRGISGILQINSLVVPLMLTLSLILVCNTLGVAGAERFLFLPTDYSSINAWISPLLYTSFNLGMAQAVLVPLARHTDDERALVRGGILGGAGIGFMLLAAHFAMSSQMPGILQFEIPMGSIAIRLGPVVQMIFLLLIFMEIFSTFVAGIYGVSVQLQQRLPVAPALVAPLLMLICYVFSQFGFSSLLGIFYPIFGALCLIWVVMLVRSPMSPPPGQGKPPAGGAGGKKQGITIVSIKPAIRTTRK, from the coding sequence ATGAAGTCACATGTCCGCACATTACAGATCGCTTTCACTTATATCGGCACCATTGTCGGCGCCGGATTCGCTACCGGCCAGGAAATCCTCCGTTTTTTCACCAGATACGGCCACTGGGCGCTGCTGACGATTCTATTCTCTGCCGCTCTCTTTATCTGGCTGGGCACCAAAATGATGATCATCGCCCGGAAAATCTCTGCTGACTCGTATGAGGATTTCAACCGCCACCTGTTCGGAGCCAAGGCCGGGACCATCATCAGCCTGTTTACCATGATTATTCTGATCGGGGTGAATAGCATCATGCTGGCAGGCGCCGGGGCGATCTTCAAGGAGCATCTCGGCCTTCCCTATCAGGCGGGGCTGCTTCTGACTATCCTCGGATCTTACTTGCTGCTGAAGCGCGGCATTTCCGGCATTCTGCAGATCAACAGCCTCGTGGTGCCCCTGATGCTTACTTTGTCGCTAATCCTTGTCTGCAATACGCTGGGCGTTGCGGGAGCCGAACGCTTCCTCTTCCTGCCCACCGATTACAGCAGCATCAACGCCTGGATCTCTCCGCTGCTCTATACCTCGTTCAACCTTGGCATGGCCCAGGCTGTGCTGGTTCCGCTGGCCCGTCATACGGATGACGAACGTGCGCTGGTGCGCGGCGGTATTCTGGGCGGAGCGGGCATCGGGTTCATGCTGCTGGCAGCTCATTTTGCCATGAGCTCGCAGATGCCGGGCATCCTGCAGTTCGAGATTCCGATGGGAAGCATCGCCATCCGGCTGGGTCCGGTGGTGCAAATGATTTTTCTGCTGCTGATCTTCATGGAAATCTTCAGCACCTTCGTCGCGGGTATCTACGGGGTAAGCGTACAGCTCCAGCAGCGGCTCCCCGTCGCCCCTGCGCTGGTCGCCCCGCTGCTGATGCTGATCTGCTATGTGTTCAGCCAATTCGGCTTCAGCTCGCTGCTGGGCATCTTCTACCCGATCTTCGGCGCGCTGTGTCTAATATGGGTGGTCATGCTGGTGCGTTCCCCCATGTCTCCGCCGCCAGGGCAGGGCAAGCCCCCAGCAGGAGGAGCGGGCGGCAAAAAGCAGGGGATTACGATTGTCAGCATCAAGCCTGCGATCCGGACTACACGGAAATAA